A genomic segment from Nostoc sp. ATCC 53789 encodes:
- a CDS encoding mechanosensitive ion channel domain-containing protein: protein MFDFHRLRLPLKYLNILITILTFVLVFWFTPVVSQALTKAPVILDGQQLFRISDSGQYSAQERTNLINSQLKNVISTSESIQVKIEKRNQLPTILLNDRYLLTVTQQDTLPGSTLDEQANIWAQQIKEALQQAHLERTRTYLQQTTFIAAVILLITVGFSWLLGWIKHQFIRVASLRLTTSNAIPNSETLKVLELFLKLVLASMRFALWMSAILYITNLFPFTRQWSYQISNILITSFTSPILTLGKNPYSLTELIVLVGLLFGLVIFAGTLTNFLRSRILSFTVINRGAQEAIIILLKYGLIFIGTLVLLQIWGLDISSLTILASALSVGIGFGLQDIAKNFGSGLVLVFERPIQVGDFVEVGEYTGIVERIGARSTEIRTLDHVSIIVPNSRFLEKEVINWSHRNPISRLHLPVGVAYSSDPKAVQSALLEAASKHPNVLQTPLPLVLFKEFGNNTLNFELLVWTAEPNKQFLLKSDLYYIIYEVLQQREIEIPLAQLDLHLRSGKLEFTPEMHLALIQMVERLSNQESYIDSTNPIERGTEGVDI, encoded by the coding sequence ATGTTTGATTTTCATCGTTTGCGGCTGCCATTAAAATATTTAAATATTCTCATTACAATACTAACTTTTGTTTTAGTTTTCTGGTTCACTCCTGTCGTTTCTCAAGCATTAACTAAAGCTCCAGTTATTTTGGATGGACAACAGCTTTTTAGGATCAGCGATTCTGGTCAGTATAGCGCTCAAGAACGGACAAATTTAATCAACTCACAACTAAAAAATGTGATTTCCACTTCTGAGTCTATTCAAGTTAAAATTGAGAAACGCAACCAGCTACCTACTATTTTATTAAATGACCGCTATCTGTTAACAGTTACACAACAAGATACTTTACCAGGTAGTACACTTGATGAGCAGGCTAACATTTGGGCGCAGCAAATCAAAGAAGCCTTACAGCAAGCTCATTTAGAGCGAACTAGAACTTATCTTCAACAAACAACTTTTATCGCAGCAGTAATTTTACTCATAACTGTGGGATTTAGTTGGCTATTAGGATGGATTAAGCATCAATTTATCCGAGTAGCTTCACTTCGCTTAACAACTAGCAATGCCATACCTAATTCGGAAACCCTTAAAGTATTAGAATTATTTTTAAAATTAGTGTTGGCAAGTATGCGGTTCGCACTTTGGATGAGTGCGATTCTTTATATCACTAATCTCTTTCCTTTCACTCGTCAATGGAGCTATCAGATTTCAAATATTCTGATTACCAGTTTCACCTCACCGATTCTGACGTTGGGAAAAAATCCTTATTCTCTTACTGAATTAATCGTTTTGGTTGGTTTGTTGTTTGGCTTAGTTATCTTTGCTGGAACGTTAACCAATTTTTTACGTTCTCGGATTCTCTCTTTTACTGTCATCAATCGTGGCGCTCAAGAGGCGATTATAATACTTTTAAAATATGGTCTAATTTTTATTGGCACACTGGTACTGCTACAAATCTGGGGGCTTGACATTAGCTCTTTGACAATTTTAGCAAGTGCTTTAAGCGTTGGAATTGGCTTTGGTTTACAGGATATTGCTAAGAATTTTGGCAGTGGTTTAGTACTAGTATTTGAGCGTCCCATTCAGGTTGGAGATTTTGTGGAAGTTGGGGAATATACAGGTATTGTCGAGCGAATCGGTGCCAGAAGTACCGAGATTCGTACTCTTGACCACGTTTCAATCATTGTACCCAACTCTCGCTTCTTGGAAAAAGAAGTAATTAACTGGAGCCATCGCAACCCGATTTCTCGCCTTCATCTCCCCGTTGGCGTTGCCTATAGCTCAGATCCTAAAGCAGTGCAATCTGCTCTGTTAGAGGCTGCTTCTAAGCATCCCAATGTTTTGCAGACTCCTTTGCCTCTAGTACTGTTTAAAGAGTTTGGCAACAACACCTTAAATTTTGAGTTATTAGTCTGGACTGCGGAACCTAATAAACAATTTTTGCTCAAAAGTGATTTATACTACATTATTTACGAAGTATTACAGCAACGAGAAATTGAAATTCCTCTTGCTCAGTTAGATTTACATCTGCGTTCTGGTAAGTTGGAATTTACGCCAGAAATGCACTTAGCCTTAATACAGATGGTTGAACGATTATCAAATCAGGAGTCATACATAGATTCAACCAATCCAATTGAAAGGGGCACAGAGGGTGTAGATATATGA
- the rpaB gene encoding response regulator transcription factor RpaB, giving the protein MIESSRCGGTALRNLSGEKGTILVVDDEASIRRILQTRLEMIGYSVVTASDGEEALSAFRLLTPDLIVLDVMMPKLDGYGVCQELRKQSDVPIIMLTALADVADRITGLELGADDYMTKPFSPKELSARIACVLKRRSHKTNINAIPNSGIIHAGDLKIDTSKRQVHKNEQRIRLTGVEFSLLELLVNHSGKIFSRVEILQQLWGFVPEMNTDTRVVDVHISRLRTKVESDPNNPEFIITARGSGYFFPRIIDSEQE; this is encoded by the coding sequence ATGATTGAAAGTTCTCGCTGTGGAGGAACAGCGTTGAGAAACTTATCAGGTGAGAAAGGCACAATCTTAGTAGTAGATGACGAAGCCAGCATCCGCCGGATTTTACAGACGCGGTTAGAAATGATTGGCTACAGCGTAGTTACAGCTAGTGATGGTGAAGAAGCTTTGTCAGCTTTTCGCTTGTTGACCCCTGATTTAATAGTTCTAGATGTAATGATGCCAAAGCTGGATGGCTACGGTGTCTGTCAAGAATTACGGAAACAATCAGACGTACCAATTATTATGCTAACAGCATTGGCAGATGTAGCAGACCGAATCACTGGGCTGGAACTGGGTGCTGATGACTACATGACGAAACCTTTCTCACCCAAAGAACTGTCAGCTCGAATTGCCTGCGTACTAAAACGGCGCTCACACAAAACCAACATCAATGCTATTCCTAACTCTGGGATAATTCATGCAGGCGACCTGAAAATCGATACAAGTAAGCGGCAAGTCCATAAAAATGAGCAACGCATTCGGTTGACAGGTGTGGAGTTTAGCTTATTGGAGTTGTTAGTAAATCATTCGGGAAAGATTTTTTCAAGGGTTGAAATATTACAGCAATTGTGGGGCTTTGTACCAGAGATGAATACAGACACACGTGTGGTAGATGTGCATATTTCACGATTGCGGACAAAGGTAGAATCCGACCCCAACAACCCAGAATTCATTATTACAGCAAGAGGTAGCGGTTATTTTTTCCCACGAATTATTGATTCAGAGCAGGAATAA